One region of Parambassis ranga chromosome 21, fParRan2.1, whole genome shotgun sequence genomic DNA includes:
- the lacc1 gene encoding laccase domain-containing protein 1 yields MSQAVLVDLIHGCCPACTGSSPWEECAPDSHVFLLCGKRYRDKNGFSDTFLSSCRSTQVLDSASITECLYRFKQTIDQLELSSVRVFTSEQGRDVMAVFQRLLFTDVYTFHYTVGPVDSLTCPSCRGSAHTDTPGAGVHEEEVSAFLQQLSPLRGEVRVLKSTLVPDCFGHGFSTRSGGVSYIPTLSSLNLFSSSKRRDPVAMVMENRRRLALHAGFHPRLMRLVKVNHASDVWVLGKAEPESYDAMVTNQTGVVLVAPGADCMPILFADPVLKVIGVAHAGWKGTLMGVAMATVDAMVTEFGCKVSDIVVAVGPSVGACCFTLDREQALDFTQIHPDCTPDPESARPHVNIRLANRILLQKGGVLPQHIQDDTVTDRPCVTPCTSCQPEHFFSHVRDGLNFGTQVGFLWIKEPEGLAGSKA; encoded by the exons ATGAGTCAGGCCGTGCTGGTGGACCTGATCCACGGCTGCTGCCCAGCTTGTACCGGCTCGTCTCCATGGGAGGAATGCGCTCCAGACTCGCACGTCTTCCTGCTGTGCGGGAAACGCTACCGGGACAAAAACGGCTTCTCGGACACGTTTCTAAGCTCGTGCAGGAGCACGCAAGTTCTGGACTCTGCCTCCATTACAGAGTGTTTGTACCGATTTAAGCAAACTATAGACCAGCTGGAGCTGAGCTCGGTCCGGGTCTTCACCAGCGAGCAGGGCCGAGATGTGATGGCTGTGTTCCAGAGACTGCTGTTCACGGACGTGTACACATTTCATTACACGGTGGGTCCTGTGGACAGCCTCACCTGTCCGAGCTGCAGAGGCTCCGCCCACACTGACACACCTGGTGCAGGAGTCCACGAAGAAGAAGTGTCTgcgtttctgcagcagctgtctcCACTCAGAGGGGAAGTCAGAGTCCTGAAGTCCACCCTGGTTCCAG ACTGTTTTGGTCACGGCTTCAGCACTCGTTCGGGTGGTGTGTCCTACATCCCGACCCTTTCCTCTTTGAatctgttcagcagcagcaagagGAGGGACCCTGTCGCCATGGTGATGGAGAACAGACGCCGGCTGGCCCTCCATGCTGGTTTTCACCCTCGGCTGATGCGTCTGGTCAAG GTGAACCATGCCAGTGATGTCTGGGTTTTGGGGAAAGCTGAGCCAGAGAGCTATGATGCCATGGTAACCAATCAGACAGGGGTGGTGTTAGTAGCTCCAGGGGCCGACTGCATGCCGATTCTGTTTGCTGATCCAGTGTTAAAGGTCATCGGAGTCGCTCATGCAG GCTGGAAAGGGACCTTGATGGGTGTTGCCATGGCTACCGTGGATGCCATGGTGACTGAATTTGGTTGCAAGGTGAGCGACATCGTGGTGGCAGTGGGACCATCTGTGGGGGCATGTTGCTTCACCCTGGACAGAGAGCAGGCCCTGGACTTCACACAAATCCACCCAGACTGCACCCCTGATCCAGAGTCAGCCAGGCCGCATGTCAACATACGCCTCGCCAACAG AATCCTCCTCCAGAAAGGTGGCGTCCTGCCTCAGCACATCCAAGATGACACGGTGACAGACCGGCCCTGCGTGACGCCCTGCACCTCATGTCAGCCTGAACACTTCTTCTCTCATGTCAGAGACGGACTCAACTTCGGCACGCAGGTGGGCTTCCTGTGGATCAAAGAACCAGAAGGACTGGCTGGATCCAAAGCATGA